The genomic DNA TCGACGTGGTGCTCGACACCGTCGTCGGCGGGGCCGCGCCCGACGTTCACACGCTTGGGCTCCAGCTCTGGGGCGGGCTCGCCGCCGTGATGGTCGCGTGGACCGGACTCAAGATCGCGTTCAGCGGCACGTTCCAGCCCTGGGAGATCGTCAAGCTCGTGATCGGGATCGCGATCCCCCGCACCCTGCTTCACTACTACGTCGTCCCGATCCCCGGCGTCGGGCTCACGTTCCCGGCCATGGTCGCCGGAGGCGGGATCTGGCTCCAGAACCTGTTCCTGTCCGACGTGGTGTCGGCCGGCTACACCGAGATGACCGCGCTCGTGCAGGCGTACTCCGCGCACCTGGGCGCGGCGTGGTCCACGGGCAACCTGCTCTCGGTCGTGACGGCGGGCGCGACCGTGATCTTCTCCTCGCTGGTCACGCTCGTGATGGGCGCTTCGCTCGTGGTTTGCCTGCTGGCGCTGTTCTGCGTGACCTACGCGCAGGTGATCTGGGCGCAGGTCGCCATCGCCATCGCGATCCTGCTCGGTCCGGTGTTCATCGCGTTCCTGCTCTTCGAGCCGCTCTCGTTCCTGTTCTGGGGATGGTTCCGGACCATGATGGTCTACACGCTCTACGGCGTCGTGGCCGGGGCCGTGCTGCGCGTCTTCATGGGCGTCGGCATGGGCTACATCACGACCTACGCCGATGCCCTGATGGGCACCGGCACGGCGGACCCGTTCGAGCTCTGGCTCTGGGCCGTCGTCCTCATGCCGCTCGTCGTCTCCGGCCTCATGGCCGGGCTCAAGGTCGGCGAGCTCGCCTCAATGCTCGTCTCCGGTTCCGGCTCCGCCGGGTCCGGGTTCGTCGCCCTCGTCATGCAGGGAGCGAGCAAAGCCGCCGTCCCTGTCAAGCCCGTCTGAGATCCTTGGA from Gammaproteobacteria bacterium includes the following:
- a CDS encoding type IV secretion system protein, which codes for DVVLDTVVGGAAPDVHTLGLQLWGGLAAVMVAWTGLKIAFSGTFQPWEIVKLVIGIAIPRTLLHYYVVPIPGVGLTFPAMVAGGGIWLQNLFLSDVVSAGYTEMTALVQAYSAHLGAAWSTGNLLSVVTAGATVIFSSLVTLVMGASLVVCLLALFCVTYAQVIWAQVAIAIAILLGPVFIAFLLFEPLSFLFWGWFRTMMVYTLYGVVAGAVLRVFMGVGMGYITTYADALMGTGTADPFELWLWAVVLMPLVVSGLMAGLKVGELASMLVSGSGSAGSGFVALVMQGASKAAVPVKPV